The following nucleotide sequence is from Prosthecobacter sp..
CGCGGGCCGACGCTGCATTGCACCCATGCCGTGCCGTCGATGTGTTCGCGGCACTCCGTGAGGTAGGTTTTGGCACCGTCCTTTGGCTTGCAGGCGGTTTTGACCACGCCGGGGAAGTTGCTCATCACCGCCGTCACGTTTTCCGGCGCGGTCAGCGGGCCGATGGGCGTGCCGGGGGTGCCTGCCACGGCAAAGCCGCTCAGCGGGATCTTGGTCGGATCACCCTCGCTCGTTTCATCCACGTAGGCGGCGCGGTCGCGGATGCTGTCCTCGTGATTCTCCACCAGCACTGGCAGATTCGCCCGCGCGGCTTCCAGTGCTGACTCCAATGAGGCGATCAGGTTGATGCCCGTCCCCAGCGCATTGTGCGTCAGGTTGAAATCCACCACGCTGGGCTCCGGCGTGGCGTAGATGGCCACCCCCGCAGGCAAGGCGATGGTGGCGATGAGGTTCGTGGAGTAAGCAAAGAGTTGCTCCGGGTTTTTACCGTCAATTCCGAGTTTAGCTCTGGCCATGGTATGCTTTCGTTTGGTGGGAGCAGGTGGCACCGGAGCTTCATCGAAGCGCGCTGAACTATCGAACTGCGCTTGCCCGAAATACGCCATTGCCGTCGTCCCGTGGGTTGGTCGTTGGATGTGGCGTGGCACCCGGAAGGGCCGAGCCACACTAGGTGACATTCGTTGCCAGTCGGGCCGTGTTTTAATTCAATTATTGACTAGGAAACAACAAATATATTTTGCCATCCTCGGCTCTTTTGCCTAATTCATTGAATGCCTGCGCATTACAGAGGCAA
It contains:
- a CDS encoding fibronectin type III domain-containing protein: MARAKLGIDGKNPEQLFAYSTNLIATIALPAGVAIYATPEPSVVDFNLTHNALGTGINLIASLESALEAARANLPVLVENHEDSIRDRAAYVDETSEGDPTKIPLSGFAVAGTPGTPIGPLTAPENVTAVMSNFPGVVKTACKPKDGAKTYLTECREHIDGTAWVQCSVGPRKSDNGGLTSGKKYAFRMAAVGAAGTSPWSSEIVCMAP